Proteins found in one Corynebacterium freneyi genomic segment:
- a CDS encoding YceI family protein, with protein sequence MTLSPNFAGTWNIDAAHSQIGFMVRHAMVTKTRGRFTDYTGSFTVDPDNGDANAANVAIKGVTKSIDLDVEFEGTNVDAFDQERIGLTASGSINRKDFGVDWQAPLNSGVMVSDKVVLEIEVSAVKA encoded by the coding sequence ATGACCCTCTCCCCCAATTTCGCCGGCACCTGGAACATCGATGCCGCGCACTCGCAGATCGGCTTCATGGTCCGTCACGCGATGGTCACCAAGACCCGCGGCCGTTTCACCGATTACACCGGTTCCTTCACCGTCGACCCGGACAACGGCGACGCCAACGCCGCGAACGTCGCCATCAAGGGCGTGACCAAGTCGATCGACCTCGACGTCGAGTTCGAGGGCACCAACGTCGACGCCTTCGACCAGGAGCGCATCGGCCTGACCGCCTCCGGTTCCATCAACCGCAAGGACTTCGGCGTGGACTGGCAGGCCCCGCTGAACTCCGGCGTCATGGTGTCGGACAAGGTCGTCCTGGAGATCGAGGTCTCCGCCGTCAAGGCGTAG
- a CDS encoding metallophosphoesterase family protein: MDEQRDWRSEGGHGDVPEGAVRFLHTSDWQLGMTRWFLKEGDGEAQARYSADRLEAVRRIGRLAQERGAEFIVVAGDVFESNTLPERDFQRSLDAIRELPVPVYLLPGNHDALDATSVYHRRVFDEVAQKGVHVLRDSEPVEVRPGVEIVGAPLTSRVPDVDLLAEALEDLEPTGGVRVAVAHGQVAGFGAEVGETLSLEAIAAAVDKRAVHYVAVGDSHSAQQLDDDGRVWFSGSPETTDYDDKEKNSGTVLVVDARPDRAPLVEAVHIGQWHFRAMDRDIADVEDARAWLDELRMLNDKSRTCVKYSLRGTLNLVADAELKRGLREIEPSFAALYRRASGSEITVVPEDGDIGALGVNGFPLDAAERLKTRTADPALAEEDRRTAADALALLARLAGTGK; encoded by the coding sequence ATGGATGAGCAGCGGGATTGGCGGTCGGAGGGCGGACACGGCGACGTACCGGAGGGTGCGGTGCGCTTCCTGCACACGTCGGACTGGCAACTGGGCATGACCCGGTGGTTCCTCAAGGAAGGCGACGGGGAGGCGCAGGCCAGGTACTCGGCCGACCGTCTCGAGGCCGTGCGGCGCATCGGGCGGCTCGCGCAAGAGCGGGGCGCCGAATTCATCGTCGTCGCCGGCGACGTCTTCGAGTCGAACACGCTGCCCGAACGCGACTTCCAGCGGTCGCTCGACGCCATCCGCGAACTTCCCGTGCCCGTGTACCTGCTGCCCGGCAACCACGACGCGCTCGATGCGACGTCGGTCTACCACCGGCGGGTGTTCGACGAGGTCGCCCAGAAGGGCGTGCACGTCCTGCGCGATTCGGAACCCGTGGAGGTCCGCCCCGGCGTGGAGATCGTCGGCGCGCCCCTGACCAGCCGGGTTCCCGACGTCGACCTCCTCGCGGAGGCTCTGGAGGACCTCGAGCCCACCGGCGGCGTGCGCGTCGCCGTCGCCCATGGCCAGGTCGCCGGGTTCGGCGCGGAGGTCGGGGAAACCCTGTCGCTGGAGGCGATTGCGGCGGCCGTCGACAAGCGCGCCGTGCATTACGTCGCGGTGGGAGACTCGCACTCGGCGCAGCAGCTCGACGACGACGGGCGCGTGTGGTTCTCCGGATCGCCGGAAACCACCGACTACGACGACAAGGAGAAGAACTCCGGCACCGTGCTCGTCGTCGACGCGCGGCCCGACCGGGCGCCGCTGGTGGAGGCCGTGCACATCGGCCAGTGGCATTTCCGGGCCATGGACCGAGACATCGCCGACGTCGAGGATGCGCGGGCCTGGCTCGACGAGCTGCGGATGCTCAACGACAAGTCGCGCACCTGCGTGAAGTACTCGCTGCGCGGCACCCTCAACCTCGTCGCCGACGCCGAGCTGAAGCGGGGACTGCGCGAGATCGAGCCGTCGTTCGCCGCCCTGTACCGGCGGGCCAGCGGCTCCGAAATCACCGTGGTGCCGGAGGACGGCGACATCGGCGCGCTGGGAGTCAACGGCTTCCCGCTCGACGCCGCCGAACGGCTGAAGACGAGGACGGCGGACCCGGCGCTGGCCGAGGAAGACCGTCGGACCGCCGCCGACGCGCTGGCGCTGCTCGCGCGCCTGGCCGGAACCGGGAAGTAG
- a CDS encoding PspC domain-containing protein, with translation MANMGNNEPFNQQKISQSIDRMVGTPVRRSHSNKWVAGVCGGIEEATGFNVTALRVIFAVLGLTVAPLALLIYLGLWLVVPEA, from the coding sequence ATGGCCAACATGGGCAACAACGAACCGTTCAACCAGCAGAAAATCTCCCAGTCCATCGACCGGATGGTGGGCACGCCGGTGCGCCGCAGCCACTCCAACAAGTGGGTCGCCGGCGTGTGCGGCGGCATCGAGGAAGCCACCGGATTCAACGTCACCGCACTGCGCGTCATTTTCGCCGTGCTCGGGCTGACGGTCGCACCGCTTGCGCTGCTGATCTACCTGGGCCTGTGGCTCGTCGTCCCGGAGGCGTAA
- a CDS encoding MarR family winged helix-turn-helix transcriptional regulator has product MTDMNDYEWLTDDEQRFWQMLVSAFRSVERNIEATLRENTGLTFGDFTVLIALTETEDGVMHVDDLCRRLKWNHPRALLHTSRMEKRGVISVEDPGADPDSDYTVALTGVGRHVFAEAAPDYVATVRSEVFERLSDDDVATMSRCFTAILRNSENGNGSNLL; this is encoded by the coding sequence ATGACGGACATGAACGACTACGAATGGCTCACCGACGACGAGCAGCGCTTCTGGCAGATGCTCGTGTCCGCCTTCCGCAGCGTGGAGCGCAACATCGAGGCGACCCTCCGCGAAAACACGGGACTGACCTTCGGCGACTTCACGGTGCTCATCGCGCTGACGGAGACCGAAGACGGAGTCATGCACGTCGACGACCTGTGCCGCCGCCTGAAGTGGAACCACCCCCGCGCGCTGCTGCACACCTCGCGGATGGAAAAGCGCGGCGTCATCAGCGTCGAGGACCCCGGCGCCGACCCCGACTCCGACTACACCGTCGCCCTGACCGGCGTGGGACGCCACGTGTTCGCCGAGGCCGCGCCGGATTACGTCGCCACCGTCCGCTCCGAGGTGTTCGAGCGGCTGTCCGACGACGATGTCGCCACCATGTCCCGCTGCTTTACGGCGATTTTGCGCAACTCCGAAAACGGCAACGGCTCTAATCTGCTGTAG
- a CDS encoding MarR family winged helix-turn-helix transcriptional regulator gives MQQEVPWLDDDEQTLWRAMMDAAKAVERAMDTRLLATEEISSADFSVLVQLSEAEGGTVRMRELCEALRWDRSRMSHQITRMARRGLVNKLRCANDSRGIDVELTAHGRDVIERAAPDHVRMIRRIVFDELDAVPGLDRDAALAALRNVSTAAEAFRDMTLEQ, from the coding sequence ATGCAGCAGGAAGTACCGTGGCTCGACGACGATGAGCAGACTCTCTGGCGCGCGATGATGGATGCCGCCAAGGCGGTCGAACGTGCGATGGACACGCGCCTGCTCGCCACCGAGGAGATCTCCAGCGCCGACTTCTCCGTGCTGGTGCAGCTCTCGGAAGCGGAAGGGGGCACGGTGCGCATGCGCGAACTCTGCGAGGCCCTCAGGTGGGACCGCAGCCGCATGTCGCACCAGATCACCCGCATGGCCCGCCGCGGCCTGGTGAACAAGCTGCGCTGCGCCAACGACAGCCGCGGCATCGACGTCGAACTCACCGCCCATGGCCGCGACGTCATCGAACGCGCCGCCCCGGACCACGTCCGCATGATCCGCCGCATCGTCTTCGACGAACTCGACGCCGTCCCCGGCCTCGACCGCGACGCCGCGCTGGCCGCCCTGCGCAACGTTTCCACCGCCGCCGAAGCGTTCCGCGACATGACTCTTGAGCAGTAG
- a CDS encoding AAA family ATPase: MKLHSIELKNVRGIEHLVVDELPDRGVVVIAGDNEMGKSTIAEAIHVALSWPAKAERKETKALRPNNRDAFPDIRLDMTLGDTRFVLRKVFAGQRAATATEITVLEPERKELTGEAAQQWLDELTRGEGTRELWDVFVARQGTEQKALQMGSYAKVTAALQEASGGTAETEGQKSILEAALAERALYYTAQGREKAPLKEAREAVEAAETRWAAASERVAQVRDLVEEAKKNDRRRAEVESALPEAEAEVATWRETVAELAEFRHAKSKADDAVTLASVELKNGRQARESRDELIAQEKQAQAALERVAEELVPLREAAEAEVREVDEVEAKVVETRAARDRARRLLQLADDDLTQCANVRKLAELDDVLERVRDLEEEVRDKRRKLAEHRITADDAKRAGDAENEWRTATTVLEASSSELTVSAATEQTVTINGDDVEVGAEPDTRAVTAPTSVRVGDVTVTVTPGDGAGEYSGRAALAKEKLDEILSELGVSSVRRTEEKAKARAVVESELEIARTRLDAELSNRDLADIRETRDGLDADVEAYPAVRAEMIAGWSDNGGGGGDLDVEMPADEDEAQAILDAAKENERTTSGEYEAAMQAAQTMSARPARHELHAKQADEHARIEDVRRAVDALTEARARETDDALAERLAGLESAFDDARVAAEGAARVLVERGAEDADESLAGADAHLQGLRDEQIRLRIRRGALTGELKSVTGVNEELADADAERTRLRRELESITRRAAAAKLLYETLEESRRDTRQAIGEPLLQKLTQYGGAVFGHSTTFELDDGMAVKSRSNATGTFEFDALSGGAQEQIDVLLRLAVAGVMDGGGGAPVIIDDALGYSDPDRLRKMNNAFARAGEDSQILVLTCYPERFSRIADSHRLDMADLLRADG; the protein is encoded by the coding sequence ATGAAACTGCACTCGATCGAGCTGAAGAACGTCCGCGGCATCGAGCACCTGGTCGTCGACGAGTTGCCGGACCGCGGCGTGGTGGTCATCGCCGGCGACAACGAGATGGGCAAGTCGACCATCGCCGAAGCCATCCACGTCGCCCTGTCGTGGCCGGCGAAGGCCGAGCGCAAGGAAACCAAGGCGCTGCGGCCCAACAACCGCGACGCGTTCCCCGACATCAGGTTGGACATGACGCTCGGCGACACGCGCTTCGTGCTGCGCAAGGTCTTCGCCGGCCAGCGCGCGGCCACGGCCACCGAAATCACGGTGCTCGAGCCGGAGCGCAAGGAGCTGACGGGCGAGGCCGCCCAACAGTGGCTCGACGAACTCACCCGCGGCGAGGGCACGCGCGAACTGTGGGACGTCTTCGTCGCCCGCCAGGGCACCGAGCAGAAGGCGCTGCAAATGGGCTCGTACGCGAAGGTGACGGCGGCCCTGCAGGAGGCGTCGGGCGGCACGGCGGAGACCGAGGGACAGAAGTCCATCCTCGAGGCCGCGCTGGCCGAACGGGCGCTGTACTACACGGCCCAGGGCCGCGAGAAGGCGCCGCTGAAGGAGGCCCGCGAGGCCGTCGAGGCCGCCGAAACCCGGTGGGCCGCGGCGTCGGAGCGGGTGGCGCAGGTCCGCGACCTCGTGGAGGAGGCGAAGAAGAACGACCGTCGCCGCGCCGAAGTGGAATCCGCGCTGCCCGAGGCGGAGGCCGAGGTGGCCACGTGGCGCGAGACCGTCGCCGAGCTCGCCGAGTTCCGCCACGCCAAGTCGAAGGCCGACGACGCGGTGACGCTGGCGAGCGTCGAGTTGAAGAACGGCCGACAGGCCCGCGAGAGTCGCGACGAGCTCATCGCCCAGGAAAAGCAGGCGCAGGCCGCGTTGGAGCGGGTGGCCGAGGAATTGGTGCCGCTGCGGGAGGCCGCCGAGGCGGAGGTGCGGGAGGTCGACGAGGTCGAGGCGAAGGTCGTGGAGACCCGCGCCGCCCGCGACCGCGCGCGCCGTCTGTTGCAGCTTGCCGACGACGACCTGACCCAGTGCGCGAACGTGCGAAAGCTCGCCGAACTCGACGACGTGCTGGAGCGGGTCCGCGACCTCGAGGAGGAGGTGCGGGACAAGCGCCGCAAACTCGCCGAGCACCGCATCACCGCCGACGACGCGAAGCGGGCCGGCGACGCGGAAAACGAGTGGCGTACTGCGACGACGGTGCTCGAGGCGTCGTCGTCGGAGTTGACCGTCAGCGCCGCAACCGAGCAGACGGTGACCATCAACGGCGATGACGTCGAGGTCGGGGCGGAACCGGACACCCGCGCCGTGACCGCGCCGACGAGCGTGCGCGTCGGAGACGTGACCGTCACCGTGACGCCGGGCGACGGGGCCGGCGAGTACTCCGGGCGGGCGGCGCTGGCGAAGGAGAAGCTCGACGAGATTCTCTCCGAGCTGGGCGTGAGCTCCGTGCGGCGGACGGAGGAGAAGGCCAAGGCGCGCGCGGTGGTCGAGTCGGAGTTGGAGATCGCCCGCACCCGCCTCGACGCCGAGCTGAGCAACCGTGACCTGGCCGACATCCGCGAGACCCGCGACGGGCTCGACGCCGACGTGGAGGCGTACCCGGCCGTTCGCGCCGAGATGATCGCCGGCTGGTCGGACAACGGCGGCGGGGGCGGGGACCTCGACGTCGAGATGCCCGCCGACGAGGACGAGGCGCAGGCGATCCTCGACGCCGCGAAGGAAAACGAGCGCACTACATCCGGCGAGTACGAGGCCGCGATGCAGGCGGCGCAGACGATGAGCGCGCGCCCCGCCCGCCACGAACTCCACGCCAAGCAGGCCGACGAACACGCCCGAATCGAGGATGTGCGTCGCGCCGTCGATGCGCTCACCGAGGCCCGCGCCCGCGAAACCGACGACGCCCTGGCCGAACGGTTGGCGGGCCTGGAGTCCGCGTTCGACGACGCCCGCGTAGCCGCAGAAGGCGCCGCCCGGGTTCTGGTCGAGCGGGGCGCCGAAGACGCCGATGAGTCGTTGGCCGGCGCCGACGCGCACCTGCAGGGGCTGCGTGACGAGCAGATCCGCCTGCGCATCCGCCGCGGGGCGTTGACCGGCGAGCTGAAGTCGGTGACGGGCGTCAACGAGGAACTCGCCGACGCCGATGCCGAGCGCACCCGCCTGCGCCGCGAGCTGGAATCCATCACCCGTCGGGCGGCGGCGGCGAAGCTGCTGTACGAAACGCTCGAGGAATCCCGCCGCGACACCCGCCAGGCCATCGGGGAGCCGCTGTTGCAGAAGCTCACCCAGTACGGCGGCGCGGTCTTCGGCCACAGCACGACCTTCGAGCTCGACGACGGGATGGCCGTGAAGTCGCGGTCGAACGCCACCGGCACCTTCGAGTTCGACGCCCTGTCGGGCGGCGCCCAGGAACAGATCGATGTGCTGCTGCGCCTGGCCGTCGCCGGCGTCATGGACGGGGGAGGCGGTGCGCCGGTCATCATCGACGACGCGTTGGGCTACTCCGACCCGGACCGTCTGCGGAAGATGAACAACGCCTTCGCGCGGGCGGGCGAGGACAGTCAGATCCTCGTGCTGACCTGCTACCCGGAGCGTTTCTCCCGCATCGCCGACAGCCACCGCCTGGACATGGCGGACCTGCTGCGCGCCGACGGCTGA